TCGCCCGCGCCTGCGCCGACGCCGGGCTCGTCTTCATCGGGCCGTCCGCCGAGGCGATCGCCCTGATGGGCGACAAGATCCGGGCGAAGGAGACCGTGAAGGCGGCGGGCGTGCCCGTCGTCCCGGGCGACGCCGACCCCCGGGTGGCCGAGGCCGCGCGGGAGATGGGCGCGCCGGTCCTGCTGAAGCCCAGCGCGGGCGGCGGCGGCAAGGGCATGCGCCTGGTGCGGGACCTGGCGGTCCTGGACGAGGAGATCGCGGCGGCCCGCCGGGAGGCCCGGGCCTCCTTCGGCGACGACACGCTCCTCGTGGAGCGGTGGATCGACCGTCCCCGGCACATCGAGATCCAGGTCCTGGCGGACGCGCACGGGAACGTGGTGCACCTGGGCGAGCGCGAGTGCTCGCTCCAGCGCCGCCACCAGAAGATCATCGAGGAGGCGCCGAGCGTCCTCCTCGACGAGGCGACCCGGGCGGCGATGGGCGCGGCGGCGGTGGAGGCGGCCCGGTCCTGCGGCTATGTGGGCGCGGGCACGGTCGAGTTCATCGTGCCGGGCGGCGACCCGTCCCAGTACTACTTCATGGAGATGAACACCCGCCTCCAGGTCGAGCACCCGGTCACGGAGCTGATCACGGGTCTGGACCTGGTGGAGTGGCAGCTGCGGGTGGCCTCCGGCGAGCCGCTGGACTTCGCCCAGGACGACGTCCGCCTGGACGGCTGGGCGGTCGAGGCCCGGATCTGCGCGGAGGACCCGTCGCGCGGTTTCCTCCCGTCGGGCGGCACGGTCCTGTCCCTGAGCGAGCCGTCGGGCGACGGGGTGCGGACCGACTCCGGTCTCCTGGAGGGCTCGGAGGTCTCGTCCCTCTACGACCCGATGCTGTCGAAGGTCATCGTCCACGCGAAGGACCGCCCCACGGCCCTCCGCAAGCTCCGCGCGGCCCTGGCGGACCTCACCACCCTGGGCGTCCCCACCAACGCGGGCTTCCTGCGGCGTCTCCTGGCCCACCCGGACGTGGTGTCGGGCGCGATGGACACGGGCCTGGTGGAGCGGGACGCGGAGTCGCTGGTCCCGGAGGGCGTGCCGGACGAGGTGTACGCGGCGGCCGCGGCCGTGCGCCGGGCGGAGCTGACGCCGCGGCGGCGCGGCGGCTGGACGGACCCGTTCGACGTGCCGGACGGCTGGCGCCTCGGCGGCGTGCCGAAGCCGCTCGCGTTCCCGCTGCGGGCGGCGGGGCTCGAACCCGTCACGGTGGAGGCCCCGGCGGACGCGCGCGTCACCGCCACCGGCGTCACGGTCACCGTCGACGGGCTGACCCACACGTTCCGCCGGGCCGGCGCCTGGCTCGGCCGGGACGGCGACTCCTGGCACGTCATGGACCACGACCCCGTGGCCGCCGCGCTCTCCGGGGCCCGGCACGGCGGGGCGGACACGCTCGCCGCGCCGATGCCCGGGACCGTCACCGTCGTGAAGGTGGCGGTCGGGGACGAGGTGGAGGCGGGACAGAGCCTGCTGGTGGTGGAGGCGATGAAGATGGAGCACGTCATCTCCGCCCCGCACGCCGGCACCGTCACCGAGCTGGACGTCACGCCCGGCTCGACCGTCGCCATGGACCAGATCCTGGCCGTGGTGACGCCCCGCGAGGAGGCCGCGGCATGACCCTGCCCATGACCGTCCCCGACCCGTCGCTGCCCGCCCGGGTCCGGATCCACGAGGTGGGTCCCCGCGACGGGCTGCAGAACGAGAAGACGGCCGTCCCGACCGAGGTGAAGGCGGAGTTCATCCGCCGGCTCGTCGACGCCGGGCTGTCCACCGTCG
The Streptomyces roseofulvus genome window above contains:
- a CDS encoding acetyl/propionyl/methylcrotonyl-CoA carboxylase subunit alpha; translation: MQQMFDTVLVANRGEIAVRVIRTLRALGVRSVAVYSDADADARHVREADTAVRIGPAAASESYLSVPALLDAARRTGAQAVHPGYGFLAENAAFARACADAGLVFIGPSAEAIALMGDKIRAKETVKAAGVPVVPGDADPRVAEAAREMGAPVLLKPSAGGGGKGMRLVRDLAVLDEEIAAARREARASFGDDTLLVERWIDRPRHIEIQVLADAHGNVVHLGERECSLQRRHQKIIEEAPSVLLDEATRAAMGAAAVEAARSCGYVGAGTVEFIVPGGDPSQYYFMEMNTRLQVEHPVTELITGLDLVEWQLRVASGEPLDFAQDDVRLDGWAVEARICAEDPSRGFLPSGGTVLSLSEPSGDGVRTDSGLLEGSEVSSLYDPMLSKVIVHAKDRPTALRKLRAALADLTTLGVPTNAGFLRRLLAHPDVVSGAMDTGLVERDAESLVPEGVPDEVYAAAAAVRRAELTPRRRGGWTDPFDVPDGWRLGGVPKPLAFPLRAAGLEPVTVEAPADARVTATGVTVTVDGLTHTFRRAGAWLGRDGDSWHVMDHDPVAAALSGARHGGADTLAAPMPGTVTVVKVAVGDEVEAGQSLLVVEAMKMEHVISAPHAGTVTELDVTPGSTVAMDQILAVVTPREEAAA